One Actinomadura viridis genomic region harbors:
- a CDS encoding trypsin-like peptidase domain-containing protein: MIRRLAGAVLATAAGGTVLTAAGTAQAAPAAAPAAPVAPAAGVDFTGIVALSNCSGSLVRGPRSRDGDKALVLTNGHCLETGMPAAGEVIADRPSTRSFTLLDPSGRRTLGTLGATRIEYATMTDTDVAVYRLGSTYAQIRAKYGIGALRLSLARPRTGEPIRVVSGYWKRIYSCKIDGFAYRMREAGWTWKDSIRYTPECATIGGTSGSPIVDARTRQVVGVNNTGNEDGERCTLNNPCEVGRDGRVTVRKGINYGQQTYHLARCLGAGNDVVLGGTCALPRPSAYPRRPSA; encoded by the coding sequence ATGATCCGACGCCTGGCCGGAGCCGTCCTCGCCACCGCCGCGGGCGGCACCGTGCTGACCGCCGCCGGCACCGCGCAGGCCGCGCCGGCCGCGGCTCCCGCCGCTCCCGTGGCGCCCGCCGCCGGGGTGGACTTCACCGGGATCGTCGCGCTGAGCAACTGCTCGGGCTCGCTGGTACGCGGGCCGCGTTCCCGCGACGGCGACAAGGCGCTGGTCCTCACCAACGGGCACTGCCTGGAGACCGGCATGCCGGCCGCGGGCGAGGTCATCGCCGACCGGCCGTCCACCCGCTCGTTCACGCTCCTGGACCCCAGCGGACGCCGGACGCTGGGCACGCTCGGCGCCACCAGGATCGAGTACGCCACCATGACCGACACCGACGTGGCCGTCTACCGGCTCGGCAGCACCTACGCCCAGATCCGCGCGAAGTACGGGATCGGCGCGCTGCGGCTCTCCCTCGCGCGCCCCCGGACGGGCGAGCCGATCCGGGTGGTCTCGGGCTACTGGAAGCGGATCTACTCCTGCAAGATCGACGGGTTCGCGTACCGGATGCGGGAGGCCGGCTGGACCTGGAAGGACTCCATCCGCTACACGCCCGAGTGCGCCACCATCGGCGGCACCTCGGGGTCCCCGATCGTGGACGCGCGCACCCGGCAGGTCGTCGGCGTCAACAACACCGGCAACGAGGACGGCGAGCGCTGCACCCTCAACAACCCGTGCGAGGTCGGCAGGGACGGCCGGGTCACCGTGCGGAAGGGCATCAACTACGGCCAGCAGACCTACCACCTGGCCCGCTGCCTGGGCGCGGGCAACGACGTCGTGCTCGGCGGCACCTGCGCGCTGCCCCGGCCCTCCGCGTACCCGCGCCGGCCGTCCGCGTAG
- a CDS encoding YbhB/YbcL family Raf kinase inhibitor-like protein: MYEIEVRSRAFSDHTMIPAEYAHASGDLSPPLEWSRLPEDAVEIALVCVDPDAPRGTFVHWLLAGIPPDTTALEPGETPAGAVAGRNDYGTPGYGGPHPPPGDEPHRYFFRMYGLSEPSGLARGFSIEDFRLAEERKVMATGTLVGTYAR; encoded by the coding sequence ATGTACGAGATCGAGGTGCGCAGCCGGGCGTTCAGCGACCACACCATGATCCCGGCCGAGTACGCGCACGCGAGCGGGGACCTGTCCCCTCCGCTGGAGTGGTCGCGGCTGCCCGAGGACGCGGTGGAGATCGCGCTGGTGTGCGTGGATCCCGACGCGCCGCGGGGCACGTTCGTCCACTGGCTGCTGGCGGGGATCCCGCCGGACACGACCGCGCTCGAACCGGGCGAGACGCCCGCGGGGGCGGTCGCCGGCCGCAACGACTACGGGACGCCCGGGTACGGCGGCCCCCACCCGCCGCCCGGGGACGAGCCGCACCGGTACTTCTTCCGGATGTACGGGCTGTCGGAGCCGTCCGGGCTCGCCCGCGGGTTCTCGATCGAGGACTTCCGGCTGGCCGAGGAGCGGAAGGTGATGGCCACCGGCACGCTGGTGGGCACCTACGCCAGGTGA
- a CDS encoding RidA family protein, protein MSHTITNPGTLHDPTGFGYSHVARASGDLVFIAGQYASGGDGHVTSPDFAAQVDRALENLGTALASAGLGYEDVFQLRTYIVDHDAAKLQVVLERLGRIWGDTPPVQTLLGVAALALPEMLFEIDAIAVARDHS, encoded by the coding sequence ATGTCGCACACCATCACCAACCCCGGCACCCTGCACGACCCCACCGGGTTCGGCTACAGCCACGTGGCCCGCGCCTCGGGGGATCTGGTGTTCATCGCGGGCCAGTACGCCTCCGGCGGTGACGGGCACGTCACGTCCCCCGACTTCGCGGCGCAGGTCGACCGGGCCCTGGAGAACCTGGGTACGGCCCTGGCCTCGGCCGGGCTCGGCTACGAGGACGTCTTCCAGCTCCGCACCTACATCGTCGACCATGACGCGGCCAAGCTGCAGGTGGTGCTGGAGCGGCTCGGCCGGATCTGGGGGGACACCCCGCCCGTGCAGACCCTCCTCGGCGTGGCCGCCCTGGCCCTGCCGGAGATGCTCTTCGAGATCGACGCCATCGCGGTCGCGCGCGATCACTCCTGA
- a CDS encoding Gfo/Idh/MocA family protein, with product MRVPLGRGGAGRPPPCRPIMSGTGTEGKVRGGGPRDRRAGEIMDARTMCHMADKTIRWGILGTGGIAEVFTADLLRLEGHEVVAVGSRSTATAAAFADRHGIGRAHGSYAALAADPEVDVVYVATPHPVHFEPARLCVEAGRAVLVEKPLTTSAAEAARLADLAREHGVFVMEAMWTRFSPLIRRLHSLVGEGAIGDVSAIFADFSIAPPFDPAHRLWAAELAGGALLDLGCYVLSITWPLLGPPDTVQATAAPAPTGVDANTGILLGYRAGAVALLHCGLMGESPHTATIVGTKGRIELAAPFYRPEAMTLVRQGGERETFSVDLAGNGYTYQAEEVARCLRLGLTESPLLPLDESVAVLRVIDEIAGSFRR from the coding sequence ATGAGGGTTCCTCTCGGGCGGGGCGGCGCGGGACGGCCGCCGCCATGCCGCCCGATCATGTCCGGCACCGGGACGGAGGGCAAGGTCCGCGGCGGCGGGCCGCGCGATCGGCGGGCCGGCGAGATCATGGACGCCCGTACGATGTGCCACATGGCCGACAAAACGATTCGCTGGGGCATCCTGGGCACGGGTGGGATCGCCGAGGTCTTCACCGCGGATCTGCTCCGCCTGGAGGGGCACGAGGTGGTGGCCGTGGGCTCGCGGTCCACCGCCACCGCCGCCGCGTTCGCCGACCGCCACGGCATCGGGCGGGCGCACGGCTCCTACGCCGCCCTGGCGGCCGACCCCGAGGTGGACGTGGTCTACGTCGCCACGCCCCACCCGGTGCACTTCGAACCGGCCCGGTTGTGCGTGGAGGCCGGGCGCGCGGTGCTGGTGGAGAAGCCGCTCACCACCTCCGCCGCGGAGGCGGCCCGGCTGGCGGACCTGGCGCGCGAGCACGGGGTCTTCGTCATGGAGGCCATGTGGACCCGGTTCAGCCCGCTGATCAGGCGGCTGCACTCCCTGGTGGGCGAGGGCGCGATCGGCGACGTCTCGGCGATCTTCGCCGACTTCTCCATCGCCCCGCCGTTCGACCCGGCGCACCGGCTCTGGGCGGCGGAACTGGCCGGGGGCGCGCTGCTGGACCTCGGCTGCTACGTGCTGTCGATCACCTGGCCGCTGCTCGGCCCGCCCGACACCGTCCAGGCCACGGCGGCCCCGGCGCCCACGGGCGTGGACGCCAACACCGGGATCCTGCTCGGCTACCGCGCGGGGGCGGTGGCGCTGCTGCACTGCGGGCTCATGGGCGAGTCGCCGCACACGGCCACCATCGTCGGCACGAAGGGGCGGATCGAGCTGGCCGCCCCGTTCTACCGGCCCGAGGCCATGACCCTCGTCCGGCAGGGCGGGGAGCGGGAGACCTTCTCGGTGGACCTGGCGGGCAACGGCTACACCTACCAGGCCGAGGAGGTGGCGCGCTGCCTGCGCCTCGGCCTCACCGAGTCCCCGCTCCTGCCGCTGGACGAGTCGGTGGCCGTGCTCCGGGTGATCGACGAGATCGCGGGCTCGTTCCGCCGCTGA
- the glpK gene encoding glycerol kinase GlpK gives MADFVGALDQGTTSTRFMIFDHGGNEVARHQLEHEQILPRAGWVEHNPTEIWERTRAVIESTLNRADLRHTDLAALGITNQRETTVVWNRRTGRPYYNAIVWQDTRTDRIASALEREGKGEVIRHRAGLPPATYFSGGKVQWILENVGGVREAAENGEALFGNIDTWILWHLTGGTDGGVHVTDVTNASRTMLMDLETLDWDDELLSFFGIPRAMLPKIRPSSAPDPYGVTRPLGPLGGEVALSGDLGDQQAATVGQVCFAPGEAKNTYGTGNFLLLNTGTELVRSKAGMLTTVCYRFGEDAPVYALEGSIAVTGSAVQWLRDQLGVISGAAQSESLARQVDDNGGVYFVPAFSGLFAPYWRSDARGAIVGLSRYNTNAHLARATLEAICYQSRDVVEAMREDSGVSLDVLKVDGGVTANELCMQLQADILGVPVSRPVVAETTALGAAYAAGLAVGFWHTTDELRQNWNEDRRWEPSWTEEQREHGYAGWKKAVQRTFGWVEVD, from the coding sequence ATGGCCGACTTCGTCGGAGCACTCGACCAGGGGACGACCAGCACCCGGTTCATGATCTTCGATCATGGCGGCAACGAGGTCGCCCGCCACCAGCTGGAGCACGAGCAGATCCTGCCCCGGGCGGGGTGGGTGGAGCACAATCCCACCGAGATCTGGGAGCGGACCCGCGCCGTCATCGAGTCCACCCTGAACAGGGCCGATCTGCGCCACACCGACCTGGCCGCGCTGGGCATCACCAACCAGCGCGAGACCACCGTGGTGTGGAACAGGCGGACCGGCCGCCCCTACTACAACGCGATCGTGTGGCAGGACACCCGTACCGACCGGATCGCCTCCGCGCTGGAGCGGGAGGGCAAGGGCGAGGTGATCCGGCACCGGGCCGGGCTGCCGCCGGCGACCTACTTCTCCGGCGGCAAGGTCCAGTGGATCCTGGAGAACGTCGGCGGGGTCCGCGAGGCCGCCGAGAACGGCGAGGCCCTGTTCGGCAACATCGACACCTGGATCCTGTGGCATCTCACCGGCGGGACCGACGGCGGCGTGCACGTCACCGACGTCACCAACGCCAGCCGCACCATGCTGATGGACCTGGAGACCCTCGACTGGGACGACGAGCTGCTGTCGTTCTTCGGCATCCCGCGCGCCATGCTCCCGAAGATCCGCCCCTCCTCGGCTCCGGACCCGTACGGCGTGACCCGGCCGCTGGGGCCGCTGGGCGGGGAGGTGGCGCTGAGCGGGGACCTCGGCGACCAGCAGGCGGCCACGGTCGGGCAGGTCTGCTTCGCTCCGGGCGAGGCCAAGAACACCTATGGGACGGGCAACTTCCTGCTCCTCAACACCGGCACCGAGCTGGTCCGCTCCAAGGCCGGGATGCTCACCACGGTGTGCTACCGCTTCGGCGAGGACGCCCCGGTGTACGCGCTGGAGGGGTCGATCGCGGTGACGGGCTCGGCGGTGCAGTGGCTGCGCGACCAGCTGGGCGTCATCTCCGGTGCCGCGCAGAGCGAGTCGCTGGCCCGGCAGGTGGACGACAACGGCGGCGTGTACTTCGTCCCGGCCTTCTCGGGCCTGTTCGCCCCGTACTGGCGCAGCGACGCCCGCGGCGCCATCGTCGGCCTGTCCCGCTACAACACCAACGCCCATCTGGCCCGGGCCACCCTGGAGGCGATCTGCTACCAGTCCCGTGACGTGGTGGAGGCGATGCGCGAGGACTCGGGCGTCTCCCTGGACGTGCTGAAGGTCGACGGCGGCGTCACCGCCAACGAGCTGTGCATGCAGCTGCAGGCCGACATCCTCGGCGTCCCCGTGTCACGGCCGGTGGTCGCCGAGACCACCGCGCTGGGCGCCGCCTACGCCGCCGGCCTGGCCGTCGGGTTCTGGCACACCACCGACGAGCTTCGCCAGAACTGGAACGAGGACAGGCGCTGGGAGCCCAGCTGGACCGAGGAGCAGCGCGAGCACGGCTATGCCGGCTGGAAGAAGGCCGTCCAGCGCACCTTCGGCTGGGTCGAGGTCGACTAG